From the Desulfonispora thiosulfatigenes DSM 11270 genome, one window contains:
- a CDS encoding hydrogenase iron-sulfur subunit: MSKKVVGFLCNWCSYAGADLAGVSRLQYPPSLRIVRIPCSGRVDPLFIFTALKAADGVLVAGCHPGDCHYTSGNLVARRKFALTKSLLNFVGVEDERVQFDWISAAEGPRFAETANKVANSIEELPQWDRWGESK; the protein is encoded by the coding sequence ATGAGTAAAAAAGTAGTTGGATTTTTATGTAACTGGTGTAGTTATGCGGGGGCGGATTTAGCTGGTGTTAGCCGCCTCCAATATCCACCTAGTTTAAGAATAGTTAGAATACCTTGTTCGGGCCGGGTTGATCCTTTGTTCATTTTTACTGCTTTAAAAGCAGCTGATGGTGTATTAGTTGCAGGATGTCATCCTGGAGATTGCCATTACACAAGTGGGAACCTAGTAGCTAGGCGAAAATTTGCTTTAACCAAAAGTTTACTAAATTTTGTAGGCGTTGAAGATGAAAGAGTACAGTTTGACTGGATTTCTGCAGCAGAAGGGCCTCGTTTTGCAGAAACTGCAAATAAAGTAGCAAATAGTATTGAAGAATTGCCCCAATGGGATAGATGGGGGGAGAGCAAATGA